In Caldicellulosiruptor morganii, the following proteins share a genomic window:
- the speE gene encoding polyamine aminopropyltransferase, with the protein MELWFTEQQTPDLGFTCKITKTIYTAKTKYQDLAILETKQFGRMLVLDGAVQTTIADEFCYHELIAHVPLFTHPNPKKVAVIGGGDGGVIREILKHEEVEKAYLIEIDQEVIEASKKYLPEISCALDDKRAEVIITDGIKFVSENKNMFDVIIVDSTDPVGPAVGLFETNFYQAVYECLKEDGLFVAQTESPFYDQELIRNVFHSIKSIFPITRLYLGFIPTYPSGLWSFTMGSKKYDPLEVDISKIKRIDTRYYNPELHKALFALPTFVKKIIE; encoded by the coding sequence ATGGAATTATGGTTTACCGAGCAACAAACTCCAGATTTAGGGTTTACATGCAAGATAACAAAGACTATTTATACAGCTAAGACAAAGTATCAAGATTTGGCAATACTTGAAACAAAACAGTTTGGTAGGATGCTTGTTTTGGACGGAGCTGTGCAGACAACAATTGCCGACGAATTCTGTTATCATGAACTTATAGCACATGTGCCTTTATTTACTCATCCTAATCCCAAAAAGGTTGCAGTTATTGGCGGTGGAGATGGTGGGGTCATTAGAGAGATTCTAAAGCATGAAGAGGTAGAAAAAGCATATTTAATAGAAATTGACCAAGAGGTAATAGAAGCAAGTAAAAAGTATCTTCCTGAAATAAGCTGTGCACTTGATGATAAAAGAGCAGAAGTTATAATCACAGATGGGATAAAGTTTGTATCAGAAAACAAAAATATGTTCGATGTTATAATAGTTGACTCAACCGATCCTGTTGGACCAGCGGTTGGATTATTTGAAACTAACTTTTATCAGGCAGTGTATGAGTGTCTCAAGGAAGATGGACTATTTGTTGCCCAAACAGAGTCACCTTTTTATGACCAGGAATTAATAAGAAATGTATTTCATTCAATAAAGTCTATCTTCCCAATAACAAGACTTTACCTTGGTTTTATTCCAACATATCCGAGCGGACTCTGGAGCTTTACAATGGGTTCTAAAAAATATGATCCGCTTGAGGTTGATATTTCAAAGATTAAAAGAATTGACACAAGATATTACAATCCAGAGCTTCATAAAGCGCTTTTTGCTTTACCCACTTTTGTTAAAAAAATCATTGAATAG
- a CDS encoding glycosyltransferase family 2 protein, which translates to MKVVVVIPAYNPPESFYKLIEVLSGFSFVEEIVIVDDGSDSKIKLSNNKCILLRHSENKGKGAALETAFEYLKSKRYDRVVLLDSDLKVEKRNIEKFLDNIFLSYNAVIIGYPVNVRKRGFGIVKAFARHVVKSYTGKTVEHPLSGQRIIPFFAIEKIKTIPKGYGVEVSTLIDFLKEGYEIIEVPFDFTHDEKGKSAKDLLHKLRQLKDIFEVYIYKRWRL; encoded by the coding sequence TTGAAAGTAGTTGTTGTAATTCCTGCTTATAATCCTCCTGAATCTTTTTATAAATTAATAGAAGTTTTATCCGGTTTTTCTTTTGTAGAAGAGATAGTAATAGTTGATGATGGTTCCGACAGTAAAATAAAACTTTCGAATAATAAATGTATACTGTTAAGACATTCTGAGAACAAAGGAAAGGGTGCAGCTCTGGAAACTGCATTTGAATATTTGAAAAGCAAAAGGTATGACAGAGTAGTGCTATTGGACAGTGATTTAAAGGTTGAAAAGAGGAACATTGAGAAATTCCTGGATAATATATTTTTGAGCTATAATGCTGTTATTATAGGGTATCCCGTAAACGTTAGAAAAAGAGGTTTTGGTATTGTTAAGGCTTTTGCCAGGCATGTTGTAAAATCTTATACCGGCAAAACAGTAGAACATCCTCTGAGCGGCCAGAGAATAATACCGTTTTTTGCAATTGAGAAGATTAAAACTATTCCCAAAGGATATGGGGTAGAAGTTTCAACTTTGATTGATTTTCTGAAAGAGGGTTATGAAATTATAGAAGTTCCTTTTGATTTCACACATGATGAAAAAGGAAAGAGTGCAAAGGATCTTTTACATAAATTGCGTCAGCTAAAGGATATATTTGAAGTCTACATATACAAGAGATGGAGGTTGTAG
- a CDS encoding copper transporter has product MNGIGIKYFIITIASIFIALGVGIIIGFSLNSEKFVQKQFQQQLNVIDKNLINLKKENDRLLKEIDEYKNQVAQQGKINNSLVNAYLKLGKIDSAVTIVITSTDYSYNDLIDFLRKIGIKINRIIKIKSSFLNIVNENSNEFGSYKLPDDAIKDITVYSVFDIKSELIKMLIEKRYIEVNKLSSGISDTVVLAGGNTLQNNNFNKIDRKMVEFFVDINNLNVIGVQQSYSEVNYCEYYKNMGLNTVDNVDETSGRISLIELIRGNNGNYGTKKEATSIIPSNFVGIEDAKKALENRRTSLLVEFEKYQNASLAVP; this is encoded by the coding sequence ATGAATGGAATAGGGATAAAATATTTTATAATAACCATTGCCTCTATCTTTATAGCCTTGGGTGTGGGAATCATAATAGGATTTTCGCTAAATAGCGAGAAGTTTGTTCAGAAACAGTTTCAACAGCAATTGAATGTGATTGACAAAAATTTGATAAACTTAAAGAAGGAAAATGACAGACTTTTAAAGGAAATTGATGAGTATAAAAATCAAGTTGCTCAGCAGGGCAAGATAAATAATTCACTTGTAAATGCTTATCTTAAATTGGGGAAAATTGATTCAGCTGTGACTATTGTAATTACCTCTACAGATTATTCATACAATGATTTGATAGATTTTTTAAGAAAAATTGGGATCAAGATTAATAGAATTATAAAAATAAAAAGTTCTTTTCTAAACATAGTCAACGAAAATTCTAATGAATTTGGCAGTTATAAACTCCCTGATGATGCTATAAAAGACATTACTGTGTACTCTGTCTTTGACATAAAAAGCGAGTTGATAAAAATGCTTATCGAAAAAAGATATATAGAAGTAAATAAACTTTCGTCGGGGATATCGGATACTGTTGTTTTAGCTGGTGGCAATACTCTTCAGAACAATAACTTTAATAAAATTGATAGAAAAATGGTCGAATTTTTTGTTGACATAAACAATTTGAATGTAATAGGAGTTCAGCAATCGTACAGTGAAGTGAATTACTGTGAATATTATAAAAACATGGGTTTAAATACGGTTGACAATGTTGATGAAACAAGCGGCAGAATATCCTTGATTGAGTTAATCAGAGGTAACAATGGAAACTACGGCACCAAAAAAGAAGCAACTTCTATAATTCCATCTAATTTTGTTGGCATTGAGGATGCTAAAAAAGCTTTAGAAAATAGAAGGACAAGCTTACTTGTTGAATTTGAGAAATATCAAAATGCTTCTTTAGCAGTACCATAG
- the steA gene encoding putative cytokinetic ring protein SteA codes for MIKGKVKIDRKTKNLVKRLKSDDIPVILHEDIDEVAAYSLLEKKVKVIINCAKSFTGRFPAQGVKILLSHNITIIDDLGEDIFNQIKEGDFLEVKENEIYLNGKYLCEAKYLTKEEFEYFYQKSFKEMEKLLENFIENTLEYAKKEKGFILGQFEMPEIQTKIAGKHVLVVTRGSSFKKDIKAIKSYITEVKPVIIAVDGAADALIEEKIKPHIIIGDMDSVSEESLFKCDEIIVHSYPNGYAPGLERIKTLGLDAKVIACPGTSEDVALLLAYEKGAELIVSVGSHSSMLDFLEKGRKGMSSTFLVRLKIGPKLVDARGVSKLYTERVSLKYIGILIISALIPILAVLMITPPFQYFFYLIQLKLRVILR; via the coding sequence ATGATAAAAGGAAAGGTCAAAATTGATAGGAAAACAAAAAATTTGGTCAAACGCCTTAAATCTGATGATATACCGGTGATATTGCATGAGGATATTGATGAAGTTGCTGCTTATTCACTGTTAGAAAAAAAAGTAAAAGTTATTATAAATTGTGCTAAATCTTTTACAGGGCGATTTCCTGCCCAGGGGGTAAAGATCCTTCTTTCTCATAATATTACAATTATTGATGATTTGGGTGAAGATATTTTCAACCAGATCAAGGAAGGAGATTTTTTAGAAGTTAAAGAAAATGAGATATATCTCAATGGTAAATATTTGTGTGAAGCAAAATATTTAACAAAAGAGGAATTTGAGTATTTTTACCAAAAAAGCTTTAAAGAAATGGAAAAGCTATTGGAGAATTTTATAGAAAATACCCTGGAATATGCTAAAAAAGAAAAAGGTTTTATACTGGGGCAATTTGAAATGCCTGAAATACAAACAAAGATAGCTGGGAAGCATGTTCTTGTTGTAACAAGAGGTAGTAGTTTTAAAAAAGACATAAAAGCTATAAAAAGCTATATTACGGAAGTAAAACCTGTGATAATAGCAGTTGATGGAGCTGCTGACGCACTTATTGAGGAGAAGATTAAACCTCATATAATAATTGGCGATATGGACAGTGTCTCAGAGGAAAGCCTGTTTAAATGCGATGAGATTATTGTACATTCGTATCCGAACGGATATGCACCAGGTTTGGAACGCATTAAAACTTTGGGACTTGATGCTAAAGTTATTGCATGTCCGGGAACAAGTGAAGATGTAGCTTTACTTCTGGCCTATGAAAAAGGTGCTGAGCTTATAGTCTCAGTGGGTTCACATAGCAGTATGCTTGACTTTCTGGAAAAGGGTCGCAAAGGTATGTCCAGCACATTTTTGGTCAGGTTAAAAATTGGTCCAAAACTTGTTGATGCAAGGGGTGTATCAAAGCTTTACACAGAAAGGGTAAGTCTTAAATATATAGGTATTTTGATAATTTCTGCTTTAATTCCTATACTGGCAGTCTTGATGATTACTCCTCCTTTTCAGTACTTTTTCTATTTGATCCAGTTAAAATTAAGGGTAATCTTGAGGTAG
- the mgsA gene encoding methylglyoxal synthase gives MNIALIAHDKKKELMVQFAIAYKFILSKHTLYATGTTGRLIQEATGLEVHRFLPGPLGGDQQIGSLIAYNQIDMVIFLRDPLTAQPHEPDVNALLRLCDVHNIPLATNIATAELLIKALDRGDLSWREIVNPKLQKNKSDK, from the coding sequence ATGAATATAGCACTTATTGCGCACGACAAAAAGAAAGAACTTATGGTTCAGTTTGCAATAGCGTACAAGTTTATATTATCCAAACACACCCTATATGCGACAGGTACAACAGGAAGACTAATCCAGGAAGCAACTGGGCTTGAAGTTCACAGATTTTTACCAGGACCGCTCGGTGGTGACCAGCAAATTGGATCTTTGATTGCTTATAACCAAATAGACATGGTTATATTTCTAAGAGACCCTCTGACAGCACAACCACATGAGCCGGATGTGAATGCTCTTTTGAGGCTTTGCGATGTCCATAATATCCCACTTGCAACAAATATAGCTACAGCAGAGCTTTTAATAAAGGCGCTGGATAGAGGAGATTTGTCATGGCGTGAGATTGTTAATCCAAAACTCCAGAAAAACAAGAGTGATAAATAA
- the rodA gene encoding rod shape-determining protein RodA: MIINNEEPIKKGYNIFLIVLMILLCTIGFVLIASATHVLDTGEYKLVVSQFIWFCLGLILFFIFSRIDYRILTNFYVIIYLVMVGLLLYVDIKGISILGGQRWIKIGPFSFQPSEISKLLMVIFFAKAVSMQENISVFKNLIKVLSFALIPIIFVIKQPDLGTASVFIAIIVTILFVAGLNLKYFYIAIGAFATFIPIAWEFILLDYQKDRIRILFNPELDPLGKGWQVMYSKIAIGSGRLLGKGLFMGTINRLDYLPVKESDFIFGVAGEEIGFVGCVIIIILYTLLIVNLIKIASDCKDKIASYIVAGIAGMFGFQMFVNIAITLAIMPVTGIPLPFISYGGSSMLTSMASLGIVQNIYRENIKTMF; the protein is encoded by the coding sequence ATGATTATTAATAATGAAGAACCAATAAAGAAAGGGTACAATATTTTTCTCATTGTATTGATGATTCTTCTCTGCACAATAGGTTTTGTTTTGATTGCAAGTGCAACCCATGTACTTGATACAGGTGAGTATAAACTGGTGGTATCCCAGTTTATTTGGTTCTGTTTAGGACTTATTCTATTTTTCATATTCTCAAGGATTGACTATAGAATTTTGACAAACTTTTATGTTATTATTTATTTGGTAATGGTGGGGCTTCTTCTTTATGTTGATATAAAAGGAATAAGTATATTGGGTGGACAAAGATGGATTAAAATTGGACCTTTTTCGTTTCAGCCGTCTGAAATCTCCAAGCTTCTAATGGTTATTTTTTTTGCAAAAGCTGTTTCAATGCAGGAAAATATAAGTGTATTCAAAAATCTTATAAAGGTATTATCTTTTGCCCTAATACCGATAATATTTGTTATTAAGCAACCTGACCTGGGAACAGCTTCGGTTTTTATTGCAATAATTGTCACAATCCTGTTTGTGGCAGGTTTAAATCTCAAGTATTTCTATATTGCAATTGGAGCTTTTGCTACATTCATCCCTATTGCATGGGAATTTATACTCCTTGATTATCAGAAGGATAGAATAAGAATTCTGTTTAACCCTGAACTGGACCCACTGGGTAAGGGCTGGCAAGTTATGTATTCAAAGATTGCAATAGGGTCGGGTAGACTGCTTGGGAAAGGACTTTTTATGGGTACGATAAATAGATTAGATTATCTACCAGTTAAAGAATCAGACTTTATATTTGGTGTGGCAGGCGAAGAGATAGGCTTTGTTGGCTGTGTGATAATAATAATACTTTATACCTTACTAATTGTAAATCTGATCAAGATAGCCTCTGATTGCAAAGACAAAATAGCTTCATATATTGTGGCAGGAATTGCGGGTATGTTTGGTTTCCAGATGTTTGTAAATATTGCGATAACTCTTGCTATTATGCCTGTAACAGGAATTCCATTGCCTTTTATTAGCTATGGTGGAAGCTCAATGCTGACCTCCATGGCATCACTTGGAATAGTTCAGAACATCTATAGAGAAAATATAAAAACTATGTTTTGA
- the minE gene encoding cell division topological specificity factor MinE, whose product MFEFFNRFFNKQSSKDIAKERLKLVLIHDRANVSPELLELIKNEILKAIQKYIVIDDKLLEIQITRTPSEQKGEFVPALIANIPIKSIKKSEITNNEAEE is encoded by the coding sequence ATGTTTGAGTTTTTTAATAGATTTTTTAACAAGCAGTCTTCAAAGGATATTGCAAAAGAGAGACTAAAGCTTGTTTTGATTCATGACAGAGCAAATGTTTCACCAGAACTGTTAGAGCTTATCAAAAACGAAATCTTGAAAGCAATACAAAAATATATAGTAATTGATGATAAGTTACTTGAAATTCAGATAACAAGAACTCCTTCTGAACAGAAAGGCGAGTTTGTACCTGCTTTAATCGCCAATATTCCCATTAAATCAATTAAAAAGTCAGAAATAACCAATAACGAGGCTGAAGAATAG
- the minD gene encoding septum site-determining protein MinD, producing MGEVYVITSGKGGVGKTTTTANVGTYLSILGKKVLLIDADIGLRNLDVVMGLENRIVFDIVDVVEGRCKPKQALVKDKRFEGLYLLPAAQSKDKTAVKPEQMKSLCDELKKDFDFILIDCPAGIEQGFKNAIAGADKAIVVTTPEVSAVRDADRIIGLLEAYELHNPKLIINRIRFDMVKRGDMMDIDDILEILSIDLLGIIPDDEKIIISTNKGEPIVTDEKSRAGQEYRNIARRILGENIPIVSNEENLGWLERLKRFFGLNNS from the coding sequence ATGGGAGAGGTATACGTCATAACATCTGGTAAAGGTGGAGTGGGCAAGACAACAACTACTGCCAATGTGGGTACATATTTGAGTATCCTGGGAAAAAAAGTCCTTTTGATTGATGCAGACATTGGTCTTAGGAATCTTGATGTTGTGATGGGATTGGAAAATCGAATAGTATTTGACATAGTCGATGTTGTTGAAGGAAGATGTAAACCTAAGCAAGCATTGGTGAAAGACAAGAGGTTTGAAGGACTCTATCTTTTACCAGCTGCTCAATCCAAGGACAAGACTGCTGTAAAACCCGAGCAGATGAAAAGTCTTTGTGATGAGCTAAAAAAAGATTTTGATTTTATTCTAATAGATTGTCCAGCCGGGATTGAACAGGGTTTTAAAAATGCCATTGCCGGTGCTGATAAAGCAATTGTTGTGACAACACCCGAGGTTTCAGCTGTCAGGGATGCTGATAGAATAATTGGGCTGTTGGAGGCTTATGAGTTACATAATCCAAAGCTTATAATTAACCGTATCAGGTTTGACATGGTAAAACGCGGCGACATGATGGACATAGACGATATACTGGAGATACTGTCAATTGATCTTTTAGGAATTATTCCGGATGATGAAAAAATTATCATTTCTACCAACAAAGGCGAGCCAATTGTAACAGATGAAAAATCAAGGGCAGGGCAAGAGTATAGGAATATAGCACGAAGGATACTTGGTGAAAATATTCCTATTGTTAGCAATGAAGAGAATTTAGGATGGCTTGAAAGGTTAAAAAGATTTTTTGGCTTAAATAACTCTTAG
- the minC gene encoding septum site-determining protein MinC, producing MSEPVVLKGFGKGIAVILDSSCDFEIICDHFKQKVINGKNFFSGYEIPIQFIGRKLNSYELQKLIDIMKTFGGVHDIIFPWDQISFNHLLPSANEQDENKITITEAPKDAKIFKGTLRSGQVVKSDTDLIVIGDVNPGAEVVSANNIIILGALRGIAHAGASGNKNAVVFALEMNPVQIRIASIIARAPDEENQDQEKVPEVAYIENDVIVIKPVSEF from the coding sequence TTGAGTGAGCCTGTTGTATTAAAAGGATTTGGGAAAGGAATAGCTGTAATTTTAGACAGTAGCTGTGATTTTGAAATTATTTGTGATCATTTTAAGCAAAAGGTTATCAATGGGAAAAATTTTTTTTCGGGGTATGAGATTCCCATCCAATTTATAGGAAGAAAGTTAAACAGTTATGAATTGCAAAAATTGATAGATATCATGAAGACATTTGGAGGTGTACATGATATAATATTTCCATGGGACCAAATCAGTTTTAATCATCTTTTACCTTCGGCAAATGAACAGGATGAAAATAAAATAACAATAACAGAAGCACCCAAAGATGCTAAAATATTTAAGGGAACTTTGCGTTCAGGGCAGGTCGTAAAATCTGACACAGATTTGATTGTAATTGGAGATGTCAATCCGGGTGCAGAGGTTGTCTCAGCAAACAATATTATAATATTGGGAGCTTTAAGAGGGATAGCACATGCGGGAGCGTCAGGCAACAAGAATGCAGTTGTGTTTGCGCTTGAAATGAATCCTGTCCAGATCAGAATTGCCAGCATAATAGCCCGGGCACCTGACGAAGAAAATCAGGATCAGGAGAAGGTACCTGAGGTTGCATACATTGAGAATGATGTGATCGTAATAAAGCCTGTAAGTGAGTTTTAA
- the mrdA gene encoding penicillin-binding protein 2 — protein sequence MKILFIQKLREKNVFNRWTFLYIFFIALSSILIIRLAYLQILKGDYYYEISEKRIMQKANLEAPRGIIFDKEGRPLADNRPAYVLQILKTQQLRTEEDKKEFTKKIIEIVRILNKNNDKILNQFKIDINPIRFDFGIKDEKLSKKVEQQWKKDRNIPLNYSAEQAFNLLKKRFYIPDNLDLNLTLQVMAVEDMLFYNYYQMYQPVTIAVDISMKTIAQIEERRKEFSFVNIEAKAVRNYKDAIYNAFVVGRVGKITQQQYEELKDKGYSVDSIIGVEGIEKKYEEYLRGRDGIQLIEVDKFGRINDIRIEKEPVKGSNVYLTIDSKLQQVAYNSLKKVLEKIRNGEFGERFPKATAGAAVVIDVKTGNVLALTSYPSYDPNVFIKGITMSEWNKLINDPNRPMFNRAIAGVYPPGSTFKILTAIAGLQEGVIKPTEKILDTGRYMYYAKSGFMPACWIWNRYHRTHGWVDVVNALKVSCNVFFYETGRRLGIDRIDKYANLFGLGSKTNIQLDGESNGILANEENKKKIFNQPWYPGDTVLAAIGQSINAFTPVQMASFIATVANGGTRYQVNLIDRIVDANGKVVYKSKPKVLSRVNMLPATKQAVFEGMKSVTSEEGGTATQAFKGLPFIVAGKTGTSQYSYSSDAHSWFVGFAPYDDPQIAFAIVLENGGHGLYPAYVARDIIDSYFNLQNTQNGSSN from the coding sequence ATGAAGATATTATTTATTCAGAAGTTGAGAGAGAAAAATGTATTTAATAGATGGACTTTTTTATACATATTTTTTATAGCTTTGAGTAGTATTCTTATAATTCGCCTTGCATATCTTCAAATACTAAAAGGTGACTATTACTATGAAATTTCAGAAAAAAGAATTATGCAAAAAGCAAATTTAGAGGCTCCACGAGGAATAATCTTTGATAAAGAAGGAAGACCTCTTGCTGACAACAGACCTGCTTATGTCTTACAGATATTAAAAACCCAGCAACTCAGGACAGAGGAAGATAAAAAAGAATTTACAAAGAAGATAATTGAAATTGTCAGGATTTTAAATAAAAACAACGATAAGATATTAAACCAGTTCAAGATAGATATAAATCCTATAAGATTTGACTTTGGTATAAAAGACGAAAAACTTTCTAAAAAAGTCGAACAACAATGGAAAAAGGACAGAAATATTCCATTAAATTATTCTGCTGAACAAGCATTTAATTTACTTAAAAAAAGATTCTATATTCCTGACAACCTTGATTTAAATTTAACTCTTCAGGTAATGGCAGTTGAGGATATGCTTTTTTATAATTACTACCAGATGTATCAACCTGTTACGATAGCTGTAGATATTTCAATGAAAACAATTGCCCAAATAGAAGAAAGAAGGAAGGAATTTTCTTTTGTAAACATAGAAGCTAAAGCAGTCAGGAACTACAAGGATGCCATATACAATGCATTTGTTGTAGGAAGGGTTGGTAAAATAACACAGCAACAGTATGAAGAATTAAAAGATAAAGGGTATTCAGTGGATAGTATAATAGGAGTTGAAGGAATAGAAAAAAAATACGAAGAATATCTACGTGGCAGGGATGGTATACAGCTTATAGAGGTTGATAAGTTTGGAAGGATTAATGATATAAGAATTGAAAAAGAACCTGTAAAAGGGTCAAATGTATATCTTACTATTGATAGTAAACTGCAGCAGGTTGCTTATAATTCCCTTAAAAAAGTACTGGAAAAAATAAGAAATGGAGAATTTGGTGAAAGATTTCCGAAAGCAACAGCAGGGGCGGCTGTTGTAATTGATGTAAAAACAGGAAATGTTCTTGCACTCACAAGTTATCCTTCTTATGATCCGAATGTATTTATAAAAGGAATCACAATGAGTGAGTGGAATAAACTGATAAACGATCCCAACAGACCAATGTTTAACAGGGCTATTGCAGGGGTATATCCACCGGGTTCAACTTTTAAGATTTTAACTGCAATAGCTGGTCTGCAAGAAGGTGTTATAAAACCAACTGAGAAGATACTTGATACAGGTCGATATATGTACTATGCAAAGTCTGGATTTATGCCGGCATGTTGGATATGGAACAGGTATCACAGAACGCATGGATGGGTAGATGTGGTGAATGCTTTAAAAGTATCATGCAACGTTTTCTTCTATGAAACAGGTAGAAGGCTCGGTATTGATAGAATCGATAAATATGCTAATTTGTTTGGACTTGGTAGTAAAACAAATATTCAACTTGACGGGGAATCAAATGGCATTCTTGCAAATGAGGAGAATAAGAAGAAGATATTCAATCAGCCATGGTACCCTGGTGATACAGTTTTAGCAGCAATTGGACAATCAATTAACGCTTTTACTCCTGTTCAAATGGCCAGCTTTATTGCAACTGTTGCAAACGGCGGGACAAGGTATCAGGTAAACCTAATAGATAGAATTGTTGATGCAAATGGCAAGGTTGTTTATAAATCAAAGCCAAAAGTTTTAAGCAGGGTCAATATGTTGCCCGCTACAAAGCAAGCAGTATTTGAAGGGATGAAGAGTGTTACGAGTGAAGAAGGAGGTACAGCAACACAGGCATTTAAAGGTTTGCCTTTTATTGTAGCAGGAAAGACAGGTACTTCGCAATACTCCTACTCTTCAGATGCACATAGCTGGTTTGTTGGCTTTGCTCCTTATGATGACCCGCAGATTGCGTTTGCTATTGTGTTGGAAAATGGTGGGCATGGCTTGTACCCTGCGTACGTTGCAAGAGATATAATAGATAGTTATTTTAACTTGCAAAATACGCAAAATGGTAGCTCCAATTAA
- the mreC gene encoding rod shape-determining protein MreC has product MKKNILVITIIVVSFLFSIIATIISLQNYDSNIISKKMKDGYIPVSSKFTKIIRNAKEYVNGIVHLNQIINENKRLKEQLEKLKTDRVTIEEIKSENQKLKELLGLKNQIGEFSDYEVARVVLRSSEAWLSYFIIDKGLKDGIRKNMVVVNNQGLVGNVVDCGANWAKVETLLDPDFSASAMVVRTRDIGVVRGNLNLMGKRLCELRYISKDSKVRQNDVVITSGMGEIFPKGIVIGKIIQIKNDKFELTKNILIKPAVDIENIEYVMVLKKVKGINFSVGVR; this is encoded by the coding sequence TTGAAGAAGAATATTCTTGTTATAACAATTATTGTAGTCTCTTTTTTATTCAGTATTATTGCGACCATAATATCTCTCCAGAATTATGACTCCAATATAATTTCAAAAAAGATGAAGGATGGCTATATTCCTGTTAGTTCTAAGTTTACAAAAATAATCAGGAATGCAAAAGAATATGTGAATGGAATAGTCCATTTAAATCAAATCATCAATGAGAATAAAAGGTTAAAAGAGCAACTGGAAAAGCTAAAAACAGATAGAGTTACAATTGAAGAGATAAAAAGCGAGAATCAAAAACTAAAAGAACTTCTGGGGCTTAAGAATCAGATTGGGGAGTTTTCTGATTATGAAGTTGCTCGAGTTGTTTTAAGATCATCTGAAGCATGGCTCAGTTACTTTATCATAGATAAGGGCTTGAAAGATGGTATAAGAAAAAATATGGTAGTTGTGAACAATCAAGGGCTTGTGGGCAATGTTGTTGATTGTGGTGCAAATTGGGCGAAAGTAGAAACATTGCTGGATCCAGATTTTTCGGCATCGGCAATGGTTGTAAGAACAAGGGATATTGGAGTTGTGAGAGGCAATCTTAACCTTATGGGCAAGAGACTTTGTGAACTCAGATATATTTCAAAGGATTCAAAGGTGAGACAAAATGATGTTGTTATTACCTCCGGAATGGGGGAAATATTTCCCAAGGGTATTGTTATTGGGAAGATTATCCAGATAAAAAATGATAAATTTGAACTTACAAAAAATATACTGATAAAACCTGCAGTAGATATAGAGAATATAGAATATGTTATGGTTTTAAAAAAAGTAAAAGGTATTAATTTTTCGGTAGGTGTTAGATGA